The DNA window CCGCTCTCCCGAGAAGACCACCCAGCCCGTCACCGCCGCGAGCAACGAGCCCACCACCGTGACGGTCCAGAGCGCCCCCAGCACAGCCCCGAGCCGACGCCGCGACCGACGCGCGCCAGCGTCCACGCCACCGTCCGTCACAAAAAGTCGCGCCTCCGGAAGATGAACGCCGACACGGCCAGCAAACCCACCCCCCAGGCCACCGCGTTCACCCCCGCCCACCCCAGATACATCCCCAGATTGACGTCCGACACCTCACCCGTGAGCAGGGGCCGCGCCGGTACGTAGATTTGCAGGTTGGGGACCAACTTCGACAGCAGCTTTCCGCCGTCCACCAGGAACGCCGGAAAGAACTTCTTCGGCAACCTCATCAAGTTGTCAGCGTTCCGACCGATGACCAGCATGCCGACCGTGAACAGCGCCGAGAGGAACGGCGTGGAGAACGAGGAGAAGAACGTCGCCCAGGCCGCCACGATCCCGACCTCCAGCAGCGCGAGCGCCCCCCCGACGAGCAGCACCCTGCGCTCCACGGGCGCGACACCAGCGAGCGCGATGCCCACGACGAGCAGGACGATCGACCACGGAATGAACCCGTACGTACGGAGCGACGGAACGCGCCACGCCCCGACCGCCAGCGCCACCACGATCGCCACCCCGACGCCGATCGTGAGTTCGAGTGAGCGCCCCCCGATCCCGGCGGTGATCAGCAACAGCAGCCCGGTGTCGGCGAAGACGAACACCGCGATCGTGAGCAGCGTGCCCAGGTACTTTCCGATGAGATATTCACCCCGCCGGATGGGCCGCGCCAGGATCGGGAAGAGCGTCTTCTGCTCCAGTTCCCGCTGCAACGAGGTCGCACCGATGATGATCGCCACTGCGAGGCCGAAGAGAGAGATCGACGCGACCCCCAGATCGCTCACCACCCTCGCGCTCTGCCTCAACGTGAACGCGCCGACGATGATCGAGTAGAACGCGACGGCAAAGGCGACCACCGTGAGCCCGATGAGGATACGGGCCCGGAGCGACTCCCGGTACGTGTTGAGGGCAATCGCGAACACGCGGTCAAGCATCGGCCAGGACCTTACCATGCCACGTCGCCCACGGAGGATCGCCGGCAACCAGGGTGAGTACACTCGCCGGATGCGAAGCCCACCTTTGACGGCGCGCCCTGCGACCCCTGCCGATCACCCGCATTTCGCACGCCTCTTCCCCGAGCTCGGGACGGGGGATCCCATCCCATCTCCGGAGCGCTGGACCGAAACCATGGCGGCCGGCACCTTCCTCTTCGAGGACACCTCGGCCGACGTGGTCGCATACGCCTACATTCAAGTGCTCTCGGGGACGGCCTACGTGCGCCACCTCGTGGTGGATCCTGCACACCGCGGCCGCGGCCTGGGTCGCGTCGCCATGGGCCACCTCGCCACCCGGCTCCTCGCCGCCGGGTGCTCACAGTGGTGCTTGAACGTGAAGCCCGACAACAGACCCGCGGTCCGTCTCTACGAGTCGCTCGGCTTCTCGCAAGTCTATCTCTCCGCAGCATTCCGCTTCGGTTGGGACCTCCTTCTCCGGCTCCCCCGCCCCAGCGAGCGCTGCCTCGTCCGGCCGGTCTCACCCGCTGACGACAGCGTCATCGAGGCCGCCTTTGCCCTGCCGTCGGGCCAGCTCGACGACCTCCGGCGCAAACCCGACACCGCGCTGCTGTCTCTGCACGCCATCACGCCTCCAGATGCCCCGCCGCGGGCCTTCGCCGCCTACGACCCGCACTTCCCTGGCGCCTTCCCCTTTCGTGTGGCCACCCCGGCGCTCGCCCTCCCCTTGCTCGAAGCGATCCGGCCTCATGAGCACCCGGAGAGCCCCTACATGCAGCTCGTCTCGGAACAGCAGGACCTCACGGACATGCTCCTCGAAGCCGGTGCGACCGAGCGCCTCCGCATCATGCACATGCGTGGCGCCCTGCCGCCGCCGGACGGCTGAACGGCCACGGCCACCAGCCCGACGTCCCGTCGTCCCGTCCCGAGCGCCGCTGCAGCTTCCATCATCGAAGAGGTCAGAGGAGGGCTCATCGAGAGACCCCTCCCATCTCCCTCACCCCTGGCCCACGGAGGAGACGAACCCATGGGGATCCTCGACAAACTCTTTGGAACCGAACCCGAGGCGTCTCGGTTCGATCCTGCGCGGTCACCTTCGTCATCCACAGCGCCGCCACGTGACCCTGACGCTCAGGCCGTCGAGCGTTACCGCTACCTCCTGCGCACTGCCCCTCCCGATGCCATCGAAGAGGCGCACACGGAGGCGTTCGCTCGGCTCTCCCCTGACCAGCGGAAGCAAGTCCTCGAACAGATGAGCCAGGGGGTCTCGCTCGTCGAACGCCCGGCGAGCGACGACCCACAAGCGCTCGCCCGAGCGGCCACCCGCGCAGAGCTTCAGCGACCGGGCTTCATGGAGCGGACGTTCGGGGGCCATGCCCCGGGAGCGCTCGCATCGGGTACAGGTCTAGGTGGCACGCTTTTCGCCACGATCGCCGGCAGCTTCATCGGCAGCTCCATTGCCCATTCCCTCTTCGGAGGCATGATGGCGGAAGGGGTCGCCGACGCTGGAAACGACGAATTCAGCGATGCAGGATCTCAGGACGCCGACGTGGCCATGGACACCGATGGGGGTGGTGATTTCGATGCCGGCTTCGGTGACGGCTTCGACGGCTTCGACGTCTAATGCGCAGCGATAGGGTTCGCTCCGACGCCCGACACTCCCCGGGCTCAGGAATACGACGAGCCCGCGCAGGCTCGTGAGGATGGTCGCCATCGTCCCGACCCGTCCAATCTCGATCGTCTCCCCTCCCACCATCTCATCTACCAGCCACACCGCCGTCGTGGTCTGGTGAAAGTTCGGTCTGGTGTCGACTGGACTCGAGACGGCGAGGAGCACCATTCAGCTGGTGGCTCGGCGCAGCGCGTGGAGGAGCGGAGGAAGAGTATGGGCAATGACCAGGAGATCCAGCAAAGGGTGACCAGAGCGGCCCTCGCACTCGACGCATCGGGCGATGGAGCATGGGAGCTGCCCACGGTGACCCGGGAGAGCCTGACCGATCCGGCGCTCGCCGCGTGGTACTCACCACGCTTCTGCGAGCTGCTCGGCGGCACCGACGTCGAGCTGCGGCCTGTGACGGAGAGCTGGTCCGACGCCATCCTTCCGGAGGATCGTGAGCGAGTCCAGGACGCCCGCGAGAGGCGCTTCTCCAGGCAAGGGAACAGCACGTCCGTCGAGTACCGCGTGCACACCCGACAGCGCGAGGTGCGGTGGTGGCAAGAGGTCGGGCGCGTCCAGCCAGGGGATCGTCCCGGGACGCTCCGCATGATCGGCGTCGTCCGTGACATCACCGAGGCCAAGCAGGAGCGGGAGCGGCTCGATCGGCGCCTCCAGCTGCTCGAGTATACCCAGGCCATCGAGCGCGTGGGCGGGTGGGAGGTCGACCTCGAAGATACCAGCAAGGACGCGTGGCTCGACGAGACCTACCGGATCCACGAGCTACCGATCGGCACGAAGGTGGACGTGGAGGAAGGCATCAACTTCTACGCGCCCGAGCATCAGGCCACCATCACCGCTGCCGTCGAGGGGTGCATGCGCGGAGAGCCTTACGCCGTCGAGCTCGACATCATCACGGCCAAGGGCAACCGCGTCAGCGTGCATGCCACCGGCAGACCTCACTTCGAGGGCGGCAAGGTCGTCCGCATGTACGGTTGCTTTCGTGACATCACCGAGACCAAGCGGCGCGAAGCCGAACTTCGCCGACAGCTCGCGCTCATCACCCGCCAGCAGCGCGCCATCCTGGATCTGTCGACGCCCATCATCCAGCTCTGGGACGACATCATCACCTTGCCCCTGATCGGCAGCATCGACCCGGACCGAGCTGCTCAGATCATGGATCGGCTCCTCGACGAGGTCGTCCGCGTCGGTGCCCGCTTCGCCATCCTCGATCTCACCGGCGTCGACACCGTCGACACCATGACGGCCGATCAGCTCTTCCGCATCACCCGCGCCGTCGACCTCCTCGGGGCCAGGGCGCTGTTCTGCGGCCTGACGCCGCCAGTCGCCCAGAGCATGACCGCGCTCGGGCTCGACATGGCCGGCTTCGTCACCTACCGGAACCTGCAAGAGGCACTGCAGGCCTGCCTGCGTACGCGCGGCGCGCTCGTCCCGACCTCACCTCGCCGTGTGCTCCAGGAGGCGTCGAACGCGCGTCGCGCCCGGGAATGATGGGCCCATCGTAACGCCTCACGGCCTCCACGATCTCCCGGCACGCAGCTCGGGGCGTCGACGGTGGGGAGCGGTCAGGTGATTGCGTTGGTTCCTGTGGCAATGGTCACTCCCGTGGAACGCCTGGTGTTCTGGCGCTCACCACAAGGGCTCGCTTTGCCACCGCCGTGATTCTTCAGGCGAGCTCGCTCGCCGATGTCCGCCCTCGTGGCCTTCAGCACCATTACGACCGAAATCGCATTCGTCCAACGGCTTCAAGCATCTCGCTTCGTTATATCAGCAGAAGTTCCGTACCTTCTGTCGGTCCAGCTCCGGACTCTCTCCCAGCGCCGACGTATCGATTCGGAGAATCGCGGTCAACGGAACGAAGGAGAGCGCGGAGAATCAGCATGAGCAGACCGCCTGAGACCCAGCAGAAGCAGCGCCTTTCGAGCACCTCGCTCGTGCTCGAAATCTCTGGCGACGCAGCGTGGGAGATCCCCATGCTGGCGCCCGAGAGCGCGGCCGACCCCGACACCGTCACGCTGTACTCGCCCCGCTTTTGCGAGCTGCTCGGCTACAAGGAGAGCGAGCTGCCCACGGAAGCGAAGAGCTGGATCGATGCCGTCCTTCTCGAAGATCAAACGACCTTCAGGCAGGCCCACCGTGCTCGAATCGAGCAGCAAGGCACGACCATCGCCACCGAGTACCGGGTGCGCAACCGGCAGGGTGAGGTCCGCTGGTGGCGCGAGACTGGGCGCGCAGTGCCCGGTGAAATGCCCGGCATCCTGCGCGTGTTCGGGCTCGTTCGCGACATCACCGAAGCCAAGGAAGCCGACGAGCTCGCCGTCCGCCGGACAGCTCTGCTGGCGCACACGCAGTCACTCGCGCGCGTGGGCGGCTGGGAGTTCGACATCGTCAACGACAAGCTCTCGTGGCTCGAGGAGACCTACCGCATCCACGAGGTGCCTCTCGACTACGAGCCGACCGTCGAGAAGGCGATCAACTTCTACGCACCGGAGCACATCCCCTCGATCGTCGATGCGGCCCATCGCTGGCATCAAGGAGAGCCGTGCGAGGTCCAGCTCGACATCATCACGGCCAAGGGCAATCGCGTCAGCGTGCAGGCGACCGGGTGCCCTCACTACGAGGACGGCAAGGTCGTCCGCGTCTATGGCTGCTTCCGTGACATTTCCGAGGCCAAGCGGCGCGAGGAGGCGCTCCGCAGTCAGCTCGCGCTCATCACCCGCCAGCAGCGCGCCATCCTCGACCTATCGACCCCCATCATCCAGCTCTGGAACGGGATCATCACGCTGCCCCTCATCGGCAACATCGACGCCAGTCGCGCTGCCCAGATCATGGTTCGGCTCCTCGACGAGATCGTCCGCGTCGGTGCCCGCTTCGCCATCCTCGATCTCACCGGCGTCGACACCGTCGACAGCACGACGGCCGATCAGCTCTTTTGCATCGCTCGCGCCGCCGATCTGATCGGTGCGAAAGCGTTGTTTTGCGGTCTGACGCCACCCGTCGCCCAGAGCATGACCTCTCTCGGGATCGACATGACGGGCTTCCTCACCTACCGGAACCTGCAAGAGGCGCTGCAGGCCAGTCTGCGTACGCTGGGAGCGTCCCTTCCTGGCTCGCATCGGCGGGCTTCGGGCGACGTCGAGCGTACGTCGCGCCCGTGAATGCTCCTCGCGCAGCCACATGCTTCGTCACCAACCACCTCCACGCGAGGCTGAAGGTCACGTGGATGTGAGCCAGGCAGGTGATTGCAGCGCTTCGTGTGGCAATGGTTACCAGATCAGAATACCTGGTGATCTGGCGCTCATCGGGGAGCGTTCGCTTCGCCACCCGACGCGTGGTTTCCAGGCGAGTTCGTTCGATGACATCGCGCTCCGCCGTAACCTCGAACACCATTAAGTACGAAATGGAACACGCTCGTCGGCTTCCTGTGCTCCATTTCATTGTATCAGCCGGGGGTCTGTGGCTCCTGGAGGCTTCGGCTCCGGATCTCTCCGGACCCTGAAATGTCGGCTCGGAGAGCACTCGCCCATGGGGCGCGGAGAGGCGCGAGGAATCAGCATGAGCAGCACCCTTGAGACCCAGCAGAGCCTGGTGAATGCCTCGCTCGCGCTCGAGATCTCCGGAGACGCCGCGTGGGAGATTCCCGCGATCACGCCGGAGAGCGCGGCCGACCCCGACATCGTCACGCTGTACTCGCCCCGCTTCTGTGAGCTGCTCGGCTACAAGGAAGGCGAGCTGCCCTCCGAAGCGAGGAGCTGGTTCGACGCCATCGTCCTCGAAGATCAGGCGGCGTTCCGTCAAGCACACCGCGAGCGGTTCGAACGGCAAGGCACGACCACCTCCCTCGAATACCGCGTGCGCGACCGGCGAGGTGAGATCCGCTGGTGGCACGAACTCGGACGCGCGATCCCCGGCGACGTGCCGGGAATCCTGCGTGTGGTCGGGCTCATTCGCGACATCACCGACGCGAAGCGAGCCCACGAGCACGCCGAGCGCCGGGCAGCACTGCTGGATTACACCCAGTCCCTCGCGCGCGTGGGTGGCTGGGAGTTCGACATCGTCAACAACAAGCTCTCCTGGCTCGAGGAAACCTACCGCATCCACGAGGTGCCGATCGACTACGAGCCCACCGTCGAGGAAGGGATCAACTTCTACGCGCCGGAGCACATCCCCTTGATCGCGGACGCCGTCCAGCGCTGCCAGCAAGGAGAGCCGTACGACGTCCAGCTCGACATCATCACGGCCAAGGGCAACCGGGTCAGCGTGCAGGCCACCGGCTGCCCTCACTACGAGAACGGCAAGGTCGTCCGCATCTACGGCTGCTTCCGTGACCTCACCGAGACCAAACGACGCGAAGAGGAACTCCGCAGCCAGCTCGCACTCATCACCCGCCAGCAGCGCGCCATCCTCGACCTGTCGACACCCATCATCCAGCTCTGGGACGAGATCATCACGCTGCCTTTGATCGGCAACATCGACGCCAGCCGCGCCGCCCAGATCATGGACCGCCTCCTCGACGAGGTCGTCCGCGTCGGTGCCCGCTTCGCCATCCTCGACCTCACCGGCGTCGACGCCGTCGACACCACGACGGCCGATCAGCTCTTCCGCATCACCCGCGCCGTCAACCTCCTCGGCGCGAAGGCGCGGATCTGCGGTCTGACGCCGCCCGTCGCCCAGACCATGACCTCCCTCGGCATCGACCTGTCCGCGTTCACCACGTACAGCAACCTGCAAGCGGCGCTGCGCGCTTGCCTCCGCGAGCTCGAACCACGCGCGCCGTCGTCGAAGCGCGCTTCAGGACTGGAAACGCTCACGGCACGTCGAACTCGATGATCCCGATCGGGTCCACCGAGAAAACGTCCGTCACACGGAGCCGCTGCGTGAGGTCGTCACCCGACACCCCTTGAGCCCGCATCACGGACTCCGCCTGAGCGCGATCCACGACCAGTCCTGGCAGGTTCTCCGTGCAGACGAAGCGCGTCCCCTCCACCGTGCACACGCCGTCACCGTGCGGGCCTGCCGAGACCGGGAATGACGTCGCACCGGCGGGGAATCGGCCTTCGAGCTCCACCTGCTGCACCGTGCCGACGATCCAGGTCGGGAAGGTGTACTCGATCTTCACCCAGTCCCCCTCCTCACGGTCGAGTTCCGTATCCGGGGCCGGGTACGTCGCCCACGGCTCCAGCTCCTCGGGCACTGGAACCCGGTAGAGCGCGTTCGTGACGCGCATCGCCTCCCCGTCGTCGTCGTCCCGATCGCCGCTCCCACCGTCAGCTCCGCTGCAACCGGCGACGCATGCGGCCAGCAGCGGAGCGATCAAGCACGAACCCCACCAGTTCTCAGCTCTCATCGACATGGCTCCCTATCCCGTACCGCGTGTTCTTTCCCTTCCCCCAGCGCAGCAGGACGCCCCGCTCGACCAGGGGACGCAGACGCCGCAGCGCCGTCATCTCCGACACCCCGAGCCGGGTCGCCAGCTCGCTGCTCGACGCCGGCCCTCCTCGGGCAAGTAGCGCAACGATCGCGTCCTCTCCCGAAACGGACGCAGAGAGGGCAGACGATGAGGGCGCGTTCGGGGTGGGCACGCCACTCGAGGTCGCCGGCTGCCCCTCGGGCCCCTCGCTTCTCCCGGTCTCGGCCCCTGCCGCCCCGGGTTGGCTGCCCAGCGGCATGCCGGCCAGATCCACGAGGGCGACCCC is part of the Chondromyces crocatus genome and encodes:
- a CDS encoding PAS domain-containing protein, whose translation is MSRPPETQQKQRLSSTSLVLEISGDAAWEIPMLAPESAADPDTVTLYSPRFCELLGYKESELPTEAKSWIDAVLLEDQTTFRQAHRARIEQQGTTIATEYRVRNRQGEVRWWRETGRAVPGEMPGILRVFGLVRDITEAKEADELAVRRTALLAHTQSLARVGGWEFDIVNDKLSWLEETYRIHEVPLDYEPTVEKAINFYAPEHIPSIVDAAHRWHQGEPCEVQLDIITAKGNRVSVQATGCPHYEDGKVVRVYGCFRDISEAKRREEALRSQLALITRQQRAILDLSTPIIQLWNGIITLPLIGNIDASRAAQIMVRLLDEIVRVGARFAILDLTGVDTVDSTTADQLFCIARAADLIGAKALFCGLTPPVAQSMTSLGIDMTGFLTYRNLQEALQASLRTLGASLPGSHRRASGDVERTSRP
- a CDS encoding PAS domain-containing protein; this translates as MSSTLETQQSLVNASLALEISGDAAWEIPAITPESAADPDIVTLYSPRFCELLGYKEGELPSEARSWFDAIVLEDQAAFRQAHRERFERQGTTTSLEYRVRDRRGEIRWWHELGRAIPGDVPGILRVVGLIRDITDAKRAHEHAERRAALLDYTQSLARVGGWEFDIVNNKLSWLEETYRIHEVPIDYEPTVEEGINFYAPEHIPLIADAVQRCQQGEPYDVQLDIITAKGNRVSVQATGCPHYENGKVVRIYGCFRDLTETKRREEELRSQLALITRQQRAILDLSTPIIQLWDEIITLPLIGNIDASRAAQIMDRLLDEVVRVGARFAILDLTGVDAVDTTTADQLFRITRAVNLLGAKARICGLTPPVAQTMTSLGIDLSAFTTYSNLQAALRACLRELEPRAPSSKRASGLETLTARRTR
- a CDS encoding GNAT family N-acetyltransferase; the encoded protein is MRSPPLTARPATPADHPHFARLFPELGTGDPIPSPERWTETMAAGTFLFEDTSADVVAYAYIQVLSGTAYVRHLVVDPAHRGRGLGRVAMGHLATRLLAAGCSQWCLNVKPDNRPAVRLYESLGFSQVYLSAAFRFGWDLLLRLPRPSERCLVRPVSPADDSVIEAAFALPSGQLDDLRRKPDTALLSLHAITPPDAPPRAFAAYDPHFPGAFPFRVATPALALPLLEAIRPHEHPESPYMQLVSEQQDLTDMLLEAGATERLRIMHMRGALPPPDG
- a CDS encoding PAS domain-containing protein is translated as MGNDQEIQQRVTRAALALDASGDGAWELPTVTRESLTDPALAAWYSPRFCELLGGTDVELRPVTESWSDAILPEDRERVQDARERRFSRQGNSTSVEYRVHTRQREVRWWQEVGRVQPGDRPGTLRMIGVVRDITEAKQERERLDRRLQLLEYTQAIERVGGWEVDLEDTSKDAWLDETYRIHELPIGTKVDVEEGINFYAPEHQATITAAVEGCMRGEPYAVELDIITAKGNRVSVHATGRPHFEGGKVVRMYGCFRDITETKRREAELRRQLALITRQQRAILDLSTPIIQLWDDIITLPLIGSIDPDRAAQIMDRLLDEVVRVGARFAILDLTGVDTVDTMTADQLFRITRAVDLLGARALFCGLTPPVAQSMTALGLDMAGFVTYRNLQEALQACLRTRGALVPTSPRRVLQEASNARRARE
- a CDS encoding ABC transporter permease; this encodes MLDRVFAIALNTYRESLRARILIGLTVVAFAVAFYSIIVGAFTLRQSARVVSDLGVASISLFGLAVAIIIGATSLQRELEQKTLFPILARPIRRGEYLIGKYLGTLLTIAVFVFADTGLLLLITAGIGGRSLELTIGVGVAIVVALAVGAWRVPSLRTYGFIPWSIVLLVVGIALAGVAPVERRVLLVGGALALLEVGIVAAWATFFSSFSTPFLSALFTVGMLVIGRNADNLMRLPKKFFPAFLVDGGKLLSKLVPNLQIYVPARPLLTGEVSDVNLGMYLGWAGVNAVAWGVGLLAVSAFIFRRRDFL